One part of the Chitinophagales bacterium genome encodes these proteins:
- a CDS encoding sodium:proton exchanger, protein MKKKEKIKIFIAAIVTSVAGVLHYSHANAVLGFIITAAALAMVAVIVGDATSQLGKRLGPGVTGILQSALGNLPELFVCIFALKAGLDKVVQAALIGSILGNSLLVLGLALLIGGIKNGTQRFISEPPKMIATLMILAFAALAIPTLTKMLHTSAESHINPLDTYVALVLLVLFGASTYFFLKGDQAVVSADPQQDAHSSAWSLSLTISVLTAAGAAAAFVSDWFVGALHPAMQTLGINDTFAGLVIVALAGNSIENLVGIQLAYRNKSDYAVSVIMNSSLQIALGLFPLLVLLSFFLGGAILSFVLPPLLLACLALAVIVNAFIVFDGESIWLEGLALVGLYCLIAAAFWWG, encoded by the coding sequence ATGAAAAAAAAAGAAAAAATTAAAATTTTTATTGCTGCAATTGTTACTTCAGTTGCAGGCGTATTGCATTACAGCCATGCAAATGCAGTGTTAGGGTTTATAATCACTGCAGCAGCCCTTGCAATGGTGGCAGTGATCGTTGGAGATGCTACCAGCCAGCTTGGAAAACGCCTGGGTCCCGGGGTCACTGGTATTTTACAATCTGCCCTTGGCAATCTGCCGGAATTATTTGTCTGCATTTTTGCGCTGAAAGCGGGGCTTGATAAAGTGGTGCAGGCTGCGTTAATCGGATCTATTCTTGGCAATTCCCTGTTAGTACTTGGGCTGGCTCTTCTTATTGGTGGTATTAAAAACGGAACCCAGCGTTTTATCTCCGAACCTCCTAAGATGATTGCTACCCTGATGATTCTGGCATTTGCTGCTCTTGCCATTCCCACATTAACCAAGATGTTGCACACTTCTGCAGAATCTCATATTAACCCGCTGGATACTTATGTGGCACTCGTTTTACTGGTCCTATTCGGGGCTAGTACCTATTTTTTTTTAAAGGGTGACCAGGCAGTGGTTTCAGCCGATCCGCAGCAAGATGCACATAGCTCTGCATGGTCACTTAGCTTAACAATTAGTGTATTGACAGCAGCCGGTGCCGCGGCTGCTTTTGTTTCCGATTGGTTTGTAGGTGCGCTTCATCCTGCCATGCAGACTTTGGGCATCAACGATACATTTGCCGGTCTTGTAATAGTAGCCTTAGCAGGTAATTCGATTGAAAACCTGGTTGGGATACAGCTCGCGTACCGGAATAAATCCGATTATGCAGTAAGTGTTATTATGAATAGTTCACTCCAAATAGCTCTTGGGTTATTCCCATTACTTGTATTACTTTCTTTTTTTCTGGGGGGTGCCATTTTATCTTTTGTACTGCCTCCTCTCCTTCTTGCTTGTCTGGCGCTGGCAGTAATTGTAAATGCATTTATCGTTTTTGATGGTGAATCCATCTGGCTTGAGGGCCTGGCTCTTGTAGGATTATACTGCCTGATTGCCGCAGCATTTTGGTGGGGATAG
- a CDS encoding response regulator transcription factor yields the protein MLKNPVTRIALVEDNAVNRNTFQQKAQQNADWKIVFVATNGEECLEELKGAPLHILPEVIFMDLEMPGLNGIQTIASGKTLYPQIHFIVLTVFDDDEKIFEAIKAGASGYLLKHENASSLMDAVKNVLESGGAPMSPAIARKALQMLSKSSQRKNYKESFSIPETISEREKEILQYTVSGLDAKRTADILKISVFTVRKHIANIYEKLHVQSKAQVISLAHNNRWFNV from the coding sequence ATGCTTAAAAATCCGGTTACACGTATTGCTTTGGTGGAAGATAATGCGGTTAACAGAAATACTTTTCAGCAAAAAGCACAACAAAATGCAGATTGGAAAATCGTTTTTGTTGCCACAAATGGTGAAGAGTGCCTGGAAGAATTAAAGGGCGCGCCGCTTCATATTTTACCTGAGGTGATCTTTATGGATTTGGAAATGCCGGGCCTGAACGGTATTCAAACTATTGCTTCAGGCAAAACACTATATCCGCAAATTCATTTTATTGTTTTGACTGTTTTTGATGACGATGAAAAAATTTTTGAAGCTATTAAGGCAGGTGCTTCAGGTTACCTGTTAAAGCATGAAAATGCTTCTTCTTTAATGGATGCTGTGAAAAATGTTCTTGAATCGGGAGGTGCTCCAATGAGCCCGGCCATTGCGCGAAAAGCCCTGCAAATGCTGAGTAAATCTTCACAAAGAAAAAATTACAAAGAATCTTTTTCAATCCCGGAAACAATCAGTGAAAGGGAAAAAGAGATTTTGCAGTATACAGTTAGTGGCCTGGATGCAAAACGCACTGCCGATATTTTAAAAATAAGTGTATTTACAGTCCGCAAGCATATAGCAAATATTTATGAGAAACTGCATGTGCAGTCAAAAGCGCAGGTTATTAGTCTCGCTCACAATAACCGGTGGTTTAATGTATAA
- a CDS encoding T9SS type A sorting domain-containing protein, whose amino-acid sequence MKTIYKRILKISSTVVLLFLFALASKATIQIVTVQNFSFSPSSFTVNLGDTVKWVWVDGGHTTTSTSIPAGATSWDSQINSGNTTFKYVPSVVGTYNYHCAIHPTTMIGSFSVVCATPDISISADGPKTFCSGGSVTLSQSAGGNFTSYQWQNNGSNIAGATNNSLTVTKKGDYTLVVTNSCGAQNTSNSINVTVNKLPKADVTPSGPITICPPQTVTLSVTTTSGATYQWYKNNNPIAGATNPTLDVSKAGNYTVTVIKTSTGCSKTSKKVVVSSACKDESVNPLTETIGYPNPTSDFMNLNIQSLDHPDVINVYDLSGKLITSYQVINTEIKVGENLLPGIYLVKIEKNNTVLQTVKLVKTK is encoded by the coding sequence ATGAAAACAATTTACAAAAGAATTTTAAAAATCAGCTCCACAGTTGTGCTGCTGTTCCTGTTCGCACTTGCTTCTAAAGCAACAATACAAATAGTTACCGTTCAGAATTTTTCTTTCTCACCCAGCAGCTTTACTGTTAATCTCGGTGATACCGTTAAGTGGGTATGGGTTGATGGCGGTCATACTACCACCTCTACTTCTATTCCTGCTGGTGCCACGTCATGGGATAGTCAAATCAATTCCGGAAATACTACCTTCAAATACGTTCCGTCCGTAGTAGGTACTTACAATTACCATTGTGCCATCCATCCTACTACTATGATAGGGAGCTTTTCGGTAGTGTGTGCCACACCGGATATTTCAATATCTGCTGATGGACCTAAAACTTTTTGCTCAGGCGGATCAGTTACCCTATCTCAAAGTGCTGGTGGTAATTTTACAAGCTATCAATGGCAGAATAACGGATCCAATATTGCCGGGGCAACCAATAATTCCTTGACGGTAACTAAAAAAGGTGACTACACATTAGTGGTAACCAACAGTTGCGGTGCTCAAAACACTTCTAATTCTATTAACGTTACAGTCAATAAATTACCAAAGGCTGATGTTACTCCTTCCGGACCAATAACTATCTGCCCTCCACAAACAGTTACGCTTTCCGTTACCACTACATCAGGAGCTACTTATCAGTGGTATAAAAACAACAATCCGATTGCAGGGGCTACAAATCCAACCTTAGATGTAAGTAAGGCTGGCAACTATACAGTAACCGTAATAAAAACGTCTACCGGATGCAGCAAAACTTCTAAAAAGGTAGTCGTTTCATCAGCATGTAAGGATGAATCTGTTAATCCTTTAACAGAGACTATTGGATATCCAAATCCTACCTCAGATTTCATGAACCTTAATATCCAATCATTGGATCATCCTGATGTGATTAACGTTTACGATCTTAGCGGAAAATTAATTACCTCTTACCAGGTGATAAATACTGAAATTAAAGTGGGTGAAAACCTGCTGCCGGGTATTTATCTTGTTAAAATTGAGAAGAATAATACAGTGCTGCAAACGGTTAAGCTGGTTAAGACGAAATAA
- a CDS encoding class I SAM-dependent rRNA methyltransferase, translated as MDLKKAVLNKGKHLRIINGHPWIYANEIASLSATPEPGEIVDVVDIKNHFIGRGFYNEKSQITIRLLTRNQNEQIDEAFFRRKIKSCIAYRKQLGYNENFRLVFGEGDFIPALVIDKFGPYFVLQALALGIDKWKEVIAKIIKEEFPVQGIYERNDVPVRKLEGLEEQKGFLSETFNTKIEITENGVRLMMDIENGQKTGFFLDQKDNREALKYISGGAEVLDCFCYTGSFSLFALKFGAHKVIGLDASESAISQARENALLNNFSNCEFKVANAFDQLPLWVKEHKIFDVVILDPPAFTKNRSGIESAIRGYKEINLRAMRLIRSGGFLVTFSCSHFIDPSMFFELVSQAAADAGKTIRQVSYLSQSKDHPIVWNIDETNYLKGFVLQIL; from the coding sequence ATGGACTTAAAAAAGGCTGTTTTAAACAAAGGAAAGCATTTACGCATTATCAATGGTCATCCCTGGATTTATGCAAATGAGATAGCCTCGCTTAGCGCAACACCTGAACCTGGAGAAATAGTAGATGTGGTCGACATCAAAAACCATTTCATCGGAAGAGGTTTTTATAATGAAAAATCACAAATAACCATTCGGCTTTTGACGAGAAATCAAAATGAACAGATTGATGAAGCGTTTTTTCGCCGGAAAATAAAAAGCTGTATTGCATACAGAAAGCAATTAGGTTACAATGAAAATTTTCGACTGGTTTTTGGAGAAGGCGATTTTATTCCGGCTCTTGTTATCGATAAGTTCGGGCCTTACTTTGTACTGCAGGCACTGGCTTTAGGAATTGACAAATGGAAAGAGGTAATAGCTAAGATTATAAAAGAAGAATTTCCGGTTCAGGGTATTTATGAACGTAATGATGTACCAGTTAGAAAACTGGAAGGATTGGAGGAACAAAAAGGATTTCTCTCAGAAACCTTTAACACTAAAATTGAGATAACCGAGAACGGTGTCAGGCTTATGATGGATATTGAAAACGGTCAAAAGACCGGATTTTTCCTCGATCAAAAAGACAACCGGGAAGCATTGAAATATATTTCCGGTGGCGCAGAGGTGCTGGATTGTTTTTGTTATACAGGATCATTTTCGCTTTTTGCCTTAAAATTTGGGGCTCATAAAGTTATTGGCTTAGATGCCTCAGAAAGCGCCATAAGCCAGGCCAGGGAAAATGCTTTGCTGAATAATTTCAGCAATTGTGAATTTAAAGTTGCGAATGCATTCGACCAGTTACCACTGTGGGTTAAAGAACACAAAATTTTTGATGTTGTGATACTTGACCCCCCAGCTTTTACAAAAAACCGCTCAGGTATAGAATCAGCAATACGGGGATATAAAGAGATTAATCTGCGTGCGATGAGACTGATCCGCAGCGGAGGATTTTTGGTTACTTTTTCCTGTTCTCATTTCATAGACCCTTCCATGTTTTTTGAATTAGTCTCACAGGCGGCGGCAGATGCAGGAAAAACAATTCGTCAGGTTAGCTACCTTTCTCAGTCTAAAGATCACCCGATAGTGTGGAATATTGATGAGACAAATTATTTAAAGGGATTTGTTTTACAGATACTCTAA
- a CDS encoding polyprenyl synthetase family protein, with translation MINRRTVAELEALFNSSLNKQSFSGYPKELYDPFNYILQLTGKRIRPIMLLMACELFGKAAEEAISQAIAIELFHNFTLIHDDIMDRAPLRRGHSTVHQKYTETSALLSGDAMLVYAYRYLVNVNSSQLALVISLFNECAIKVCEGQQMDMNFESAQVIKAEEYLRMIKLKTATLLASSLKLGAIIGNALLADADHLYNFGLELGIAFQLRDDWLDSFGETQKVGKQKGGDIIQNKKTFLFVESLNIADEHTRQSLLQLYSEQQRNSEEKIKAVLSIFYDLNIEKTTEKKMQNHFEAALQHLQFVNIGDNEKKYLNGLAHDLIRRDK, from the coding sequence GTGATAAACAGAAGGACTGTAGCAGAGCTCGAAGCTTTATTCAATAGCTCATTAAATAAGCAGAGCTTTTCGGGTTATCCCAAAGAACTATATGATCCGTTCAATTACATACTTCAACTCACGGGCAAAAGAATCAGGCCCATCATGTTACTTATGGCTTGTGAACTTTTTGGAAAGGCTGCTGAAGAAGCCATTTCGCAGGCAATTGCCATTGAATTATTTCACAATTTCACCTTAATACATGATGATATTATGGATCGTGCACCTCTGAGAAGGGGACATTCTACGGTTCATCAAAAATACACTGAAACGAGTGCACTCCTTTCAGGCGATGCTATGCTGGTATATGCTTATCGGTACCTGGTCAACGTAAACAGTTCGCAGCTTGCACTGGTAATTTCTTTGTTCAACGAATGTGCAATCAAGGTTTGTGAAGGGCAGCAAATGGATATGAATTTCGAATCTGCGCAGGTTATAAAAGCTGAAGAATATTTGAGGATGATTAAATTAAAAACAGCTACCCTGCTCGCCAGTTCTTTAAAGCTGGGAGCCATTATTGGAAATGCTTTGCTTGCAGATGCTGATCATCTCTATAATTTTGGGTTGGAATTAGGTATTGCTTTTCAATTGAGAGATGACTGGCTGGATAGTTTTGGCGAGACGCAGAAAGTGGGAAAACAAAAAGGAGGAGACATCATTCAAAATAAAAAAACTTTTTTGTTTGTAGAGTCGCTTAACATTGCTGATGAGCATACGAGGCAAAGTTTATTACAGTTGTATAGTGAACAACAGAGGAATTCAGAAGAAAAAATAAAAGCGGTATTGAGCATTTTTTATGATCTCAACATAGAAAAAACTACAGAAAAAAAAATGCAGAACCACTTTGAAGCGGCACTTCAGCATTTACAATTTGTGAATATTGGTGACAATGAAAAAAAATATTTGAATGGTTTAGCGCATGATCTTATCCGCAGGGATAAGTAA
- the rnr gene encoding ribonuclease R has product MSSNKNNSSKVSTAQNAIADYLLQEPGKFFSFKQLKKKFKRFDKDELHAAVQQLLEEGFLQPRGTQFQYVARELKENGESENEYREDIMEGVIDMISSGHAYVISPDSEKDIWIDRRNQKTALDGDSVRVMITRRRKKGPEGKVLKITKRATDTFIGVIQSINRQHLFIPDKKIDVNFLIPPDKLGNANIGDKVVVKMIDWQDHMPHPTAEVVKVLGKVGANETEMQAILLESGFRLEFPKEVLHESQDLKIEIDPEEIANRRDFRDVTTFTIDPEDAKDFDDALSFRILNDGMFEIGIHIADVTHYIKPNTQLEKEAALRTTSVYLVDRCVPMLPEKLSNGVCSLSPEADKLCFSVVVVMDENGEVKDQWMGKTIIHSNRRFSYEGAHEILEGKRDLLSEPLKILNTIAKQLRQRRFKNGAINFDTVEVKFRLDDQARPVEVFVKERKDTHLLIEEFMLLANRKVAEFIGLRKGREIPFVYRIHDLPDDEKLKDFAEFAMLFGYKLNFTTPRHIAHSINKMMVKLHGKPEQYMLESLAIRTMAKAIYSTKNIGHYGLAFDYYTHFTSPIRRYPDMMAHRILEKVLSGDKVAEHNLEQRCNHSSEMERGAAEAERTSVKLKQVEFMESHTGEVFAGIISGVTDWGIFVLTEDSFCEGLIRLESIHSDFFVYDQKKHCIKGMRTGKKFQLGDKVNVRLIGTNLSKRTIDFAFADD; this is encoded by the coding sequence ATGTCTTCAAATAAAAATAATAGTTCAAAAGTATCCACTGCACAGAATGCCATTGCAGATTACTTATTGCAGGAGCCTGGTAAATTTTTTTCATTTAAGCAATTAAAAAAGAAGTTTAAACGCTTTGATAAAGATGAGCTGCATGCAGCCGTGCAGCAGCTGTTGGAAGAAGGATTTCTTCAGCCGCGTGGAACTCAATTTCAATATGTTGCCCGCGAACTAAAGGAAAATGGAGAATCTGAAAATGAATACAGGGAAGATATTATGGAAGGTGTGATTGACATGATATCGAGCGGACATGCATATGTGATTTCACCTGATAGTGAAAAAGATATATGGATAGATCGCCGTAACCAGAAAACAGCCCTGGATGGTGATAGCGTAAGGGTGATGATCACGCGCAGAAGGAAGAAGGGACCCGAAGGAAAGGTTCTGAAAATAACAAAAAGAGCCACCGATACTTTTATAGGAGTTATTCAATCTATAAACAGGCAGCACTTGTTTATTCCTGATAAAAAGATCGATGTAAATTTTTTAATACCCCCGGATAAATTAGGAAATGCGAACATCGGTGACAAAGTAGTAGTGAAAATGATAGATTGGCAGGATCACATGCCGCACCCAACGGCAGAGGTGGTAAAGGTATTAGGTAAGGTCGGCGCAAATGAAACGGAAATGCAGGCGATTTTACTTGAAAGCGGATTTCGTTTAGAATTTCCTAAAGAGGTATTGCATGAATCGCAGGATCTCAAAATTGAAATAGACCCCGAAGAAATTGCTAATCGCAGGGATTTCAGAGATGTAACCACCTTTACTATTGATCCTGAAGATGCAAAAGATTTTGACGATGCCCTTTCATTCAGAATACTGAATGATGGTATGTTTGAAATAGGAATACACATTGCCGATGTTACCCACTATATAAAACCCAACACGCAGTTAGAGAAGGAAGCAGCGCTTCGTACTACCTCCGTTTACCTGGTAGACCGTTGTGTTCCCATGCTTCCTGAAAAATTATCGAACGGTGTATGCTCACTCTCACCAGAGGCTGATAAGCTTTGTTTTTCCGTTGTAGTAGTAATGGATGAAAACGGAGAGGTTAAGGACCAATGGATGGGAAAGACCATTATTCATTCAAACCGGCGATTCAGCTATGAAGGCGCACATGAAATTTTGGAAGGCAAAAGAGATCTTTTAAGTGAGCCATTAAAGATTTTAAATACAATTGCCAAACAGCTTCGCCAGCGAAGATTTAAAAATGGTGCTATAAATTTCGATACGGTAGAAGTGAAGTTTCGCCTCGACGATCAGGCACGCCCGGTTGAAGTTTTTGTTAAGGAAAGAAAAGATACCCATTTACTGATAGAAGAATTTATGCTGCTTGCAAACAGGAAAGTGGCAGAATTTATTGGTCTGCGGAAAGGCCGGGAAATACCGTTTGTTTACCGGATTCACGATTTGCCTGATGATGAGAAGTTAAAGGATTTTGCTGAGTTCGCTATGTTATTCGGGTATAAGCTAAACTTTACAACTCCCAGGCATATAGCTCATTCCATCAATAAAATGATGGTAAAGCTTCACGGTAAGCCTGAGCAGTACATGCTGGAATCACTTGCAATCCGTACCATGGCAAAGGCAATTTATTCCACAAAGAACATTGGTCACTATGGTTTGGCTTTCGATTACTACACCCACTTTACATCCCCAATTCGCCGCTACCCTGATATGATGGCGCACCGTATACTTGAAAAAGTTCTGAGCGGTGATAAGGTTGCTGAGCATAACTTAGAACAGCGATGCAACCATTCCTCGGAAATGGAACGTGGTGCGGCTGAGGCAGAGCGCACTTCTGTAAAGCTGAAACAGGTTGAGTTTATGGAAAGCCATACAGGGGAAGTTTTCGCCGGTATCATTTCCGGCGTAACAGATTGGGGAATTTTTGTATTAACGGAAGACTCTTTTTGCGAAGGGCTGATACGGCTGGAATCAATTCACAGTGATTTCTTTGTATACGATCAAAAAAAGCACTGCATCAAAGGTATGCGCACCGGTAAAAAATTTCAGCTGGGCGACAAAGTGAATGTCCGTTTAATTGGTACTAATTTAAGTAAGCGAACAATAGATTTTGCATTTGCAGATGACTAA
- a CDS encoding ABC transporter ATP-binding protein — protein sequence MEQILSVRNLQTHFTTYSDHTIAVNNISFSLNTGETVGIVGESGSGKSVTALSILQLLASPGKITGGEILFKAKDHAPIDLLSLPEKDMRKYRGKEIAMIFQEPMTSLNPLLTCGKQVAETILLHLKKDKQEAKEMTFGLFKKVKFDDPGRIFNSYPHQLSGGQKQRVMIAMAMSCNPSILIADEPTTALDVTVQARILELMDQLRTENNMSMLFITHDLGVVAEIANRVVVMYKGKIVEEGNVEKIFSEPRHPYTKGLIACRPPLQKRLRRLPVINDFMEETESGQVREIPLSVNDSFNKNEISYEETEHRLQHLQLKQPILSVINIRTHFPVRRNLFGKATKEIKAVDDVSFNVFPGETLGLVGESGSGKTTLGLSILQLIKPTTGTVMFEGSNLVQLNNTAMRNIRRHLQVIFQDPYSSLNPRLTAGYAIMEPMIVHRLYNSGKECRERALDLMDKVNLHSDFFNRFPHEFSGGQRQRICIARALALNPKFIVCDESVSALDVSIQAQVLNLLIHLREEFNFTYIFISHDLSVVKFMSDRILVMKGGKIIEEGKADEVYFHPASEYTRTLINAIPKGDLAGIREKAAFRNKSMDN from the coding sequence ATTGAACAAATATTAAGCGTTCGAAACCTTCAAACACATTTTACTACTTATTCAGATCATACTATTGCTGTAAACAACATTAGTTTCTCGCTGAATACCGGCGAAACTGTTGGAATAGTAGGAGAGTCCGGTTCAGGTAAATCGGTGACTGCGCTTTCTATTCTGCAGCTGTTAGCTTCCCCCGGCAAAATTACAGGAGGCGAAATTTTATTTAAAGCAAAGGATCACGCGCCCATTGACTTACTATCGCTTCCTGAAAAGGATATGCGGAAATACCGGGGAAAGGAAATCGCCATGATTTTCCAGGAACCAATGACTTCTCTTAATCCATTGTTAACCTGTGGGAAACAGGTAGCTGAAACAATTCTTTTGCATCTAAAAAAGGATAAGCAGGAGGCTAAAGAAATGACATTTGGTCTTTTTAAAAAGGTTAAGTTTGATGATCCTGGGCGGATTTTTAACTCCTACCCCCATCAGCTAAGCGGGGGTCAAAAGCAGCGTGTTATGATTGCAATGGCTATGAGCTGCAATCCTTCTATACTCATCGCCGATGAACCTACCACCGCACTCGATGTTACCGTTCAGGCCCGTATACTGGAATTGATGGATCAATTACGTACAGAAAATAATATGAGCATGCTTTTTATTACTCATGATCTTGGAGTGGTTGCGGAAATTGCAAACCGTGTGGTGGTAATGTATAAAGGGAAAATTGTTGAAGAGGGTAATGTTGAGAAGATTTTTTCAGAGCCCCGGCATCCCTATACTAAAGGATTGATTGCATGCAGGCCGCCTCTCCAAAAGAGGTTGCGGAGACTTCCGGTGATTAATGATTTTATGGAGGAAACAGAGTCAGGGCAGGTGAGAGAAATACCGCTTTCAGTAAATGATTCTTTTAACAAAAACGAAATATCCTATGAAGAAACAGAGCATCGTTTGCAACACCTTCAATTAAAGCAGCCAATTCTATCAGTTATAAATATCAGAACTCATTTTCCTGTTCGAAGAAATCTTTTTGGAAAAGCAACCAAAGAAATAAAAGCCGTGGATGACGTTTCCTTTAATGTTTTTCCCGGCGAAACCCTTGGCCTGGTTGGTGAATCAGGATCCGGAAAGACTACACTGGGGCTTTCCATACTGCAGCTGATTAAACCAACCACGGGTACGGTAATGTTTGAGGGAAGTAATTTGGTGCAGTTAAATAATACTGCAATGCGTAATATTCGGAGGCATCTGCAGGTTATCTTTCAGGATCCCTATTCCTCTCTTAATCCGCGTTTAACTGCAGGTTATGCTATTATGGAGCCTATGATAGTACATAGGTTATATAACAGTGGTAAAGAATGCAGGGAGCGGGCATTGGATTTAATGGATAAAGTGAACCTGCATTCAGACTTTTTTAATCGTTTTCCACATGAATTTTCAGGTGGTCAACGGCAGCGCATTTGTATTGCGAGGGCCCTTGCATTAAATCCGAAATTTATTGTTTGTGATGAATCAGTTTCGGCGCTCGATGTTTCTATCCAGGCCCAGGTGTTGAATTTATTGATTCATCTTCGGGAAGAATTTAATTTTACCTATATTTTTATTTCACACGACCTTTCAGTTGTAAAATTTATGAGTGACAGAATTTTGGTAATGAAAGGCGGCAAAATTATTGAAGAAGGAAAGGCAGATGAGGTATATTTTCATCCCGCAAGTGAATATACACGTACATTAATCAATGCTATTCCAAAGGGAGATTTAGCTGGTATCAGGGAAAAGGCAGCATTCAGAAATAAGTCAATGGATAATTAA
- a CDS encoding response regulator transcription factor, protein MEKKSRILLAEDDPNFGTVLRDYLELHNFDVTLCNNGMSGLNTSRKRDFDLCLLDVMMPEMDGFTLAREIRRSTPEIPFIFLTAKTLKADVVEGYRIGADDYITKPFDSEVLLYKIRAILKRKHKVQEPEDLPTEFVVGSYFFNYKIRCLKQNDIEQKLSPKEAELLRLLCVHINDVVPRQEALRMIWDEDNFFTARSMDVYIVKLRKYLKQDSRVEIVNIHGNGYRLMVNNN, encoded by the coding sequence ATGGAGAAAAAATCGAGAATACTATTAGCTGAAGACGATCCTAATTTTGGAACTGTTTTACGCGATTACCTGGAGCTCCATAATTTCGATGTGACCCTTTGTAATAATGGCATGTCAGGCCTGAATACATCCAGAAAAAGAGACTTTGATCTTTGCCTGCTCGATGTTATGATGCCTGAGATGGATGGATTTACTCTGGCCCGGGAAATCAGGAGAAGCACTCCTGAAATTCCATTTATATTTCTTACAGCCAAAACATTAAAAGCGGATGTAGTGGAGGGTTACCGCATTGGTGCTGATGATTACATAACAAAGCCCTTTGATTCTGAGGTATTGCTCTATAAAATACGTGCAATCTTAAAGCGAAAGCATAAGGTTCAGGAACCTGAAGACCTGCCAACAGAATTCGTAGTCGGATCGTACTTTTTTAATTATAAAATACGGTGTTTAAAGCAAAACGACATTGAACAAAAACTATCCCCTAAAGAAGCAGAGTTGCTTCGGCTTTTATGCGTGCATATTAATGATGTAGTTCCCAGGCAGGAAGCGCTTCGGATGATTTGGGATGAAGACAATTTCTTTACAGCGCGAAGCATGGATGTTTATATTGTAAAGCTTCGAAAGTATTTAAAGCAGGATTCCCGGGTTGAAATTGTAAATATTCATGGAAACGGCTATCGTTTAATGGTGAATAACAATTAA